Proteins found in one Pararge aegeria chromosome 12, ilParAegt1.1, whole genome shotgun sequence genomic segment:
- the LOC120628250 gene encoding uncharacterized protein LOC120628250: protein MFRRGVLLTIFLQVTQNVQTSQQVQLSESYLPVAMQVIAHLTDQMAFEVKDDLPPRTSTTAKPLDITTPFHKPGLFAPPYPPKPTDKGISKNQNYVLLPVEQNAEYTIIEPQEKKTEEPFLSAHDEEVKPLMEPKPNLSHQFLPFEQDIKASRRSDGYEDIDEESLQYLSQNVRDMIRMANDPDDDRVVDVWDGLRASPSEPSARQKLSSSNLRLLLLYDLLSRDAKRQRLSDYTGFSPNVMRALVESSGGGARAQLSMALARMVERHDCGHEYANNRAREMVAELARDESKLSSELRYLQPLVYKFE from the exons GTGCAGACATCCCAGCAAGTGCAGCTGTCGGAGTCCTACCTGCCAGTGGCCATGCAGGTCATCGCGCACCTCACAGACCAGATGGCCTTCGAAGTGAAGGACGACCTTCCCCCCAGGACCTCCACTACCGCTAAACCTCT GGATATAACGACACCTTTCCACAAACCTGGTCTCTTCGCCCCACCATACCCTCCTAAACCAACAGATAAAGGTATCTCAAAGAACCAGAACTACGTCCTCCTGCCCGTAGAGCAAAACGCAGAATACACAATCATAGAACCACAGGAGAAGAAGACCGAAGAGCCATTCCTTTCAGCTCATGATGAGGAGGTCAAACCTCTGATGGAGCCTAAACCTAACCTGTCGCATCAGTTCTTGCCTTTTGAACAAGACATTAAAGCTTCCAGACGCTCTGATGG GTACGAGGACATTGATGAGGAAAGCCTGCAGTACTTATCACAGAACGTGAGGGACATGATCAGAATGGCCAATGACCCCGATGACGACCGAGTGGTGGATGTGTGGGACGGACTGAGGGCCAGTCCGTCGGAGCCTTCCGCTAGACAGAAGCTGTCATCCTCTAACTTGAGGCTGTTGCTGCTGTATGATCTACTCAGCAGGGATGCCAAGAGGCAGAGGCTCTCGGATTACAct GGATTCTCCCCGAACGTGATGAGGGCCTTAGTGGAATCCTCGGGTGGTGGAGCCAGAGCACAACTCAGCATGGCCCTGGCCAGGATGGTGGAGCGCCACGACTGTGGCCACGAGTACGCCAACAACCGCGCCAGGGAAATGGTCGCCGAGCTGGCCAGAGACGAGTCAAAGCTGTCGTCTGAACTGAGATACTTACAGCCACTTGTCTATAAGTTCGAATAA